One Xenopus tropicalis strain Nigerian chromosome 8, UCB_Xtro_10.0, whole genome shotgun sequence genomic window carries:
- the fkbp3 gene encoding peptidyl-prolyl cis-trans isomerase FKBP3: MTAASEPAREWSNEQLHSDDLPKKDIIKFLQDNGSDSFLAEYKLLGNVKNVAKTAKKEQLATAYNKLFETKRFKGSDSVETVTKDVKDVKINDGKPKETKLEETVDEGPPKYTKNILKKGDKTNFPKKGDTVHCWYMGTLEDGTVFDSNIQTSAKKKKAAKPLSFKVGVGKVIRGWDEALLTMSKGEKAKLEIEPEWAYGRKGLPDAKIPPNAKLFFEVELVDID; this comes from the exons atgACTGCAGCCAGTGAACCTGCACGAGAATGGAGTAATGAACAGCTGCACAGTGATGATCTGCCCAAGAAAGACATCATAAAATTCCTACAGGATAATGGCTCGGACTCG TTTCTTGCAGAATATAAATTACTTGGAAATGTTAAGAATGTAgctaaaactgctaaaaaagaGCAACTGGCCACTGCCTACAATAAGCTTTTTGAGACCAAG CGCTTTAAAGGGAGTGATAGTGTTGAGACGGTGACAAAAGATGTAAAAGATGTGAAGATAAATGATGGAAAACCCAAAGAAACTAAGCTGGAAGAGACAGTTGATGAG gGCCCACCAAAATACACAAAGAATATCCTAAAGAAGGGAGACAAGACTAATTTCCCAAAGAAAGGAGACACGGTACACTGCTGGTATATGGGAACATTGGAGGATGGAACTGTGTTTGACTCTAACATCCAGACTA GTGCAAAGAAGAAAAAAGCTGCCAAACCCTTAAGTTTTAAAGTTGGTGTTGGGAAAGTCATAAGGGGG TGGGATGAAGCTCTCCTCACTATGAGCAAAGGCGAGAAGGCCAAACTGGAAATTGAGCCAGAATGGGCCTATGGGAGAAAAGGCCTGCCAGATGCCAA AATCCCACCAAACGCTAAATTGTTTTTCGAAGTGGAGCTGGTGGACATCGATTGA